From Neomonachus schauinslandi chromosome 4, ASM220157v2, whole genome shotgun sequence:
agtcggcttctccctctgccctccccccactcatgtgcgtgtccactctctttctctctcaaataaataaaatctaagaaagaaagaaaaatggcaggAGCTTAATTTAAACAACTAACCAGGCGACTCAGAAATCAAATTAATAAGGAAATTCcttgttatttttgaaaattaagggCCAGCTCGCACATCCCTCCCCAGAACTCCATTTGCAGGTACTTGGAGAGTGACAGGTGCGGCACACGGGCTGACAGAGCCAGTCCCAAGCTGCAGAAcgtgccccctctccccacccccccacccccaaccagaaCCTTTACCTTCTTTGTTCTCCAGGATGTTAGGCGCAAAGCCGCCTTCATCCCCCACATTGGTGGCATCTTTTCCGTATTTCTCCTTGATGACATTCTTCAGGTTGTGGTAAACCTCGGCTCCGATGCGCATGGCTTCCCTGAAGTTGGCCGCACCAACGGGCAGGATCATGAACTCCTGCATGGCCAGCTTGTTGCCAGCATGAGAACCACCGTTGATGACGTTGAAAGCCTAGGGAGAGACAGGGAAATATGGCCATCTGGCCCCGGAGAGTCTCACCCAGCGGCCCCCTCACGTCCGACCGCACGGCTCCCAGAGGGGGCTGCATGTGACTCTAGAATGCTCACCGGGTCTCTCTTGAGGAAGGGCAGCGATCGCCACCGGGCAAGCTTACTGTCCTGAGGACTGGCTACTGCCTCAGCGCACACACTCAACCCAGCAAGGCCAGCATGATTTTCATCCCCTCGTCAACAGTTAAAGAGATGTGGAGTACCAGGGGGTCAGGTCCCCGGCTCAGGGGCACTTCTAGCAAGTGGCAGGGGTCCGCAGCCAAGACCTCCAGGGCCTGCCTGTCCCCACTGTGCTGGGACAGTCACATGTGGATGAGACCAAGATGTGGGAGGTCTCAGGTCCCCACAAGTAAGCAGATACCCCCAAATCCTCACTTGGGAGGTTCCAAGCCACTCACCGGAACCGGCAGGATGACTTCAGCATTGCCAGCCAAGTCAGCAATGTGTCGGTATAGGGGCACCCCCTTTTCCACGGCCCCCGCCTTGCAGACAGCCAGGGACACACCCAGAATGGCGTTTGCACCAAATTTAGCTGGAAGAGAACAGTTAAGTTGAGGCACTTCTCACTCGCGGCCTTCTGGCCTGCATCCCCACCCCGGAGCGCACCCCGGACTGGATTCGGAACCCTTCCTCTCCTGACCGTGTCTACTCCCCGTGTCCGACCCAGAAACGCCAACGGCCTCCACGGGGACTCACCTGCTTTCCCCCCTAAGAGAAAGCCCTTTCTTTGGTCTATGGAACTCAGGCAAATTCCACAAACTACGTGATTTATTCTAAAGCACAAGCCTCTTTTGGGTAACCCTACACAAGTGCTGCCTCACCTGGTGTTGCTCttgatgtttaaaattaaaaaatttattcagctGAGGCGAGGGGCCCCGAAAACCCCCAGAGGGTCGAAGGTGTTCAGGAGACCAGCACACGCCACCCCCGGCAactcacatttattttctgtcccaTCCATCTCGATCATCAGTCTATCAATCTTCTCCTGCTCCACGACGTTCAGTTTCTACAGGGAGGACAGAGGGTCAGTCACCTGGGGGGGGCTGCTGTCACCCCCTGCAGGACCTTGGTACTGTGATAGAGCCCAGGTAACTTTGGAACCGTGCAAAGCCCGAATCGCTTCTATATTATACGTTTGTTTGGTAGGCAAAGgaaaggggggcaggggagggatcGAGAGAAAACGGGAGACACAACACTGCGCTTTCCTTGCTCTCCCACTATCGGGCATTTCTCCAAGCACCAGGAGCCGACAACGTAATGTGGAAGGTTCGGTCCCAGCGTCACAGGTTAGTCCACCCAGCGGGTCCAAAGTGACATCACACGTAAGACAGAACTGCCCGGTACATGCTAACAAAGGTAGCACTACAAAAGAGTGTGATTTGGGGGGACAATAAAGAACAGAACTCTGTGCAAGTGAGCTGTGCTCCTCTAAGGGTTGTGACATAACCACCGCTCTCGGCTGTTCTCGGTGATGGCAAACTTCGTTATCTTATGAGACAGGGCTTTGGCAGGGAGTCCGGAATCTTTTAGCAAAATGCTTGACTGATCAAAAAGTGTACTTCTGGTCAGAGGAGAAAGTACTAAGTgtaagccccgagttgggctccatgttgggcatgaaACCTACCAACCAAAATAagccccccccaaacccccaaaaACGGGTGTCTTAAAAATTAGCTCAAAGAAATTTACTGAAAGTCAACACTACTTTAAAACTTTCACAACCGATCATaacaatatattaatttataaggTTCTTTGTATAAagactaaaaaaggaaaagaaaagcatctgTAACTCCATCATACCACATTAATACTTTGacatttttggcttttttggCAAAGCTCGTTTGGCAAAAGGTAGCCACCACTCGAGGATGACGGCTTGAGGCAAACCCTCATCAAGAGTTTGACTGAAGAACTGTTTCCCCCAAGGGAAGAAAAATGTCCAGGAAAGGCCTGCTCGTTGTGTTAGTCACGCCAGGTAAGGGCACAAGGCACAGAGAACAGGGTGTGTAGAGGTGCCCAGGAGACTGGTTCGGAGCGTGTGAGCCCACAGAGCAGCGACGAGAAGCCGTCTGGGACCGATTACCGAGTGCCACGAAGGGCAGGCCACGGTGAGCACGCCGGAGAGACACACAATAGGAGCCCGTTCGCTGCTGGTGTACGGGAACAATTCGGGGTGGTTGGGGGGAGACCACGCCCAAGGAGAACAGATGGGCGGCTGGGGCCGGCTTTGGGctgtctgtccccctccccactttACCCACAGCAGctcaacttttctgtaagctTACTTTCcaagttcagattttatttaaccagagttcctttgtttaaaaaaaaaaaaagtcagtagaAATACAGTAAATAATTCCCTAGTTCATGAAAAATAGTCGGGTCACCATGGATACTGTGCTCAACGCCCAAGAGCCACTCTTAAAATTTGGATCttaacttccccaaggtcaagACAGTTGGAGGGCAAAATCGAGTCCATGAGACAAGATAGTTGGAGGGCAAAATCGAGGCCATGAGACAGTCTCTCCCGTCGCTCTGATCCAATTCCATGCACTGTTAGGGACACACAGGCAGGGGGTGGATTAGAAAAGGTGAGATCATTCTCATGCATGACAGGGAATCCGACTGGCTTCTTTAGCTCTCAGAATAAGCTCTTCCATAACCAGGAAAGCCCACTGGCCTGGGAGATGCGCCGAGGGCATTAATACATTAGTTACCGGGAAGCGGGTCCTACCTTGCTAATCAGGGCAGGTGCAATAGTTTTATTGATGTGCTCAACAGCCTTTGAGACACCTAGAAGGAACAATCATATCAAATTACCAACATTAAGGAAAAACAGGCTTGAGCAGCATTGAGCGAACCACCAATGATGTTAACCCAAATACCCAGAAGCCCACCCAAAGACCTTAAACGGGCCCGCTTTCAAATCCCCATTTCTCTGTCCCCCCAGAATCAGGGTACTTTCTGGCCCAGTCTGAGTGCTCTTACCTAGGACCCCCAAGGATTAAAGCCACACACAGAGCAACCATCTCAGAATGTCTGAAGGGGGGTTAGTTGGCAAGACCATGCACTGGGAACACCAGCCATAGAAACTACAGGATGTCCAATGTATTACCTGTGTGCACAAGGCTGGTGCCAGGAACTCATTAATATACTTAACGGGTCTGGAGACACCTGACCAGTAGAGATTGAcggagaaggaaaaaagacagactcAGAAGAGAACAGGCTGTGAAGgacagggagtgagagagagaaaggagacaggAAGGCAGGGGAGTCGCAGGACCACGGGCTCACCCTCATGACACTGAGGCACAGCCCGGCTCCAGACCAGTACCCGCCCGGGCCGTGGGCAGTGGGAGCTCCCACAGGACAAACTGCCTTTCTGCAACACCATCGCTGGATCTCTAGCCCCGGGCTTCCCCAGCTCACttcatctctgcccctcccctgcagtctTTTTAGACTTTTCCCCTAATTGCCCTCCTCCGAAAATGTAATACTGGATACACTGTCCATCCATACTGTGGCCCTTTGGAGGGCCGTAGGTCATGGTAAAATCGTAGGATATTTTTGCCTCCCCCAAGAACCAATTTCCACCCCCGGGTCGATACTGCCCCTGTTGAGAATGCATGGTCTGGCCCCACCTGCTTTTCTTTAATTCGGCCATACAGACTCTGTCCACAGAAAGGGGAGCGATGCAACAACAGTAACAAGTTAATCTGCACAGAGCCCGGCAGAGGCTAGCTTGCCCAGACTGGTGCCTCTGTGAACCCATCACCAGAAAGTTCAAACTACTGGGACTGATCTGCAGGTGAGCCATGGGCTAGACCTTCCAGATCCTCTCCTGAGACGACACCCTCGGAGACTGGGAGCATGGCAGGGCTCCTCAGTTAGTATTAGTTAACACGTCTCCTTAGCCTGAGGTTCCCTGGCCTACCCAGGGAGTTTTCCAGTttggagacaaaccgtaagagaagCATTAAAACTGGTGCCCCCCGAGTTTATTGGTTTAGGAAGGCTGGAATCGACAGGCCATCTCTCCCAGCTCTCCTGTGTATGtgctcaccaccaccaccacagggCCAATCAGGGGTGCTGCCCTCGAACACAAGGCACACGGGCGTGGAAGGGCTGCGCAGCCACACTCCCCAGGGCCGGGCCGGGCGCCGACTCTTACCTTTCCCCATGTAGCGGGTCTTGTCATTGTCCCGGAGCTCGAGGGCCTCGTAGATACCAGTTGAGGCACCACTGGGCACAGCAGCTCTGAAGAGACCTGGATGTTGAGGGAGGGCGGGGAAGAGAGTCACAACTGAGAAACACAGTTCAACCCTTGCCGGAGTCCCGCCACCTCGCAGATGGCATCTGTTAGGGAACCCTGCCACTTCCTTCCACCAACTGGGAGATTCAGACAGTCCGTGTCCCCCGCCTTTCACGTCGGTACCAGTCTCTAGGGCGGACCCTGAGGCAAAGCTGGTGGATTTCTCTAGTTTAAGGAAGAAGTTTTCAAGCAGAGCTTCTCAAATGTTAACGCACACACGTATCACCAGGcgatcttgttaaaatacaggttCTGAAACAGGAGGTCGAAGACCCTGTGTGCatctctaacaagctcccaggtggtgcCCTGCAGCTGGCCTGGGACCACCCCCAGCAGCACCGCCCAACAGAAACACGATGCAAGCCACTTCAGAGATTTAAGACTTTCTGGTAGCTGTGTTGAAGTTACAAAGTGAAACCAAGCgaaattcatttaatatattatttaaccaaatatatcCAAGAGATTATCATTTCAAACATGTAATCAATAAAACATTAtgagatataaaaaaagaaaaataataaaggtgtGAATTTAATAACACCTTTATTAAATTCTTCCCTTTCATTTTACAAGATTGGCTTGCTTAGTCAGAGAGTGGAACGAAGGATTGCCCTATGCACTCTCAGACACAGAGCCCAGCCATCTGGCTGGACCTATACTCTGGGGCATGAATGTGGCTAATCTTGGAGGGCAGAGTCAATAAAGGTACTGTCATGATCTGGGTACAAGGGCAGACAGGTCCAGGGGCGCAGGAAATGAAGGCAGCCTCTAGAATCTACTTGAAACTGTAAGCAATTTCCCCATCGGAGGGGGGCGAAGGCATAtgaacaaagagggaaaaaaccaCCAGGTACGTTAATCAAATGATCGGTTACTATGCCTGTGTGTGCACAGCTGGACGTGGTGAGGAAGCCGTGAAAGCCAGTGACCCTAATGGAACgatggactctgggtgatgatgtgtcaatgcagaacgtcccactctggtgggggaggtTATGAGCATGTGGGGGGGACTGGGGGATGTGTGCTCTCCGTCCCTTCTGCTCTATTCTGCtgtgagcctaaaactgctctaagaagtaaactggaaaaaaaaaaaaaagtgatgagagGCTCTTAACAAATCCACAATTTCCTGTTTTTGAAAAGCACCAAGAGACACACAAGGGAGTTCCATTCATTTAAATtccaaaaaatattaattttgatcattttaaagtGTTTCAAAGGAAATGCCCCCTTCCCAACAATCTTTTAGTATCTTGAGTCTTTTTTCCACTGTTGGTTAAAGTCCATTAATTTCTAAATGGAAAGTTCCACCCTCTGACTAAGCAAGCCAATCTTGTAAAATGAAAGGGAAGTCCCAGCATCCTCTGAGAACCCATGGTCCTAGGCATGAAGCACATGCTCAAAGCAACCCCACTCCCGAGAGCACCCACCACAGTGAGTAACCCTGGGCAGAACGCAGCAGGTATTTGCTCAGTGATGCCTGGACTCAAGGGACTTTCTTTTCCTgggcaaggggggaggggaggacaggaagGGAAGGGCTGCAGTTTCCACAGACAGTGACTCAGCTCTGACTGGCAGGTCTGTGTGGTCAGCACCACTGGGTGATTCTGCCTGAAGCTTCTTTTCCTACCTCGCCAACGAGGTCCATTTAGACAAAAAGGAAAGCTTTTAAGagtccccattttatttttttgttgcaCGTGGGCAAACCCCTCCTAGGGGGGACTTAGagccaggttaaaaaaaaaaaagaagagcctcTAGAGTGCCCCACACCCACATGTAAGAATTGTTCCCCATCCTTGGTTTAAGAATGATTTCCGGAGACAAAAAATGAGAATACTTGGCATACACCTGCACTCCCGGGCCCTTTCCTTTTCAAGTGAGAAagctccatccccccaccccagatctgcTTTTTGCTCAGAGCAAGCTGTGAAGCAAACTAGTGATGGGCCCTTTTAGGCACGAGGTGTCACCTTACTTCCCCGAGGTGTCACCTTACTTCCCCGAGGTGTCACCTTACTTCCCCGACCTCAATGACCTGGGAGCCAAGTGGTCTTGTCTGAAATACCTAGCAGTAGCAGGACAAGGACCCCATGCCTGGCAACCCTCCCCATCTCCTGGGAGTCAGGAACCACAACCTACCAGCACGTGTACATCAGAAGGAAAAGGCTTTTTACAACGGACCTTTCCTTGCCAAAGGCTTTGTCATTTTAAGTTTTAACAAGATGGAGCATGGTAGGGGAGGTGCAGAAACAAAGATGCACATACCTTTGGAGGTGTAGAGGTCAACTTCAACGGTGGGATTCCCACGAGAGTCAAAGATCTCTCTGGCGTGGATCTTGAGAATAGACATGGTGACTTTCTGCGGGGAAACACAGTTCATATTTCCCATCAACCATCATGCAGCCTTGGGTCATTCATTCGAAGAATCACTTCTGAGGATTCCTGGACTAGAAAGAATTTGTACCGGACAGATACGGGTTGCAAGAAGGCTGCCAAGACTGGGGAAAGGCTGCTGGGCCCAGCTCTGCAGGGCCTCAAACCCCACTAGTCCAGCGCTGTCCTATAAGCAAAGAAAGCCTGGTCATGTGTGCcagagagaaaccaaaaacaaCTGGGAAGATTAATGTGCTGTTGGCATGCAGAATGGCTGAAGATGAGGCAGTGTGAAGCGGGTTATTCAACGAGGGTTGGCATGGGAATGGAAAGGGACCAAGTAAGGACCAAGGGGACGTGAAGGTCACAAGCAAACCCATCCAGGACAAAAAACCCCAAGGTGATCCAAGGAGGAAAATCTGGTTTGTAGTAGAATACTGAATTCAGAGCTGGGGACATGGTCTGTACACTGTGGTCCTTGTTACTGCCAATTTCTGGGCCTTTCACATTTCACAGTACTTGGATCTTTAGCAAGACAGGACACACCAAAAATAACATCTAATTAGTATTTCTCTCAATAGGCATTTTACCCATTCAAAAAACCTGGATGAAATGTCGTAATTTGAAACTAGAATAAAGATTCTATCCttgaggggtgcccgggtggctcagtcgttgggcgtctgccttcagctcagatcatgatcccagggtcctgggatggagccccatgttgggctccctgctccacaagaagcctgcttctccctctcccactccccctgcttgtgttccctctctcactgtctgtcaaataaataaaatcttaactaaaaaaaaaaagaaaaaaaaaaaaagattctatccTTGAATGCTAAGATACTCCAAGGGAAGAGGCTTTCTTTGAaagcaccttaaaaaaaaaaaaaaaaaaaatttgcagctACAAAGATCTACCAAGTTCTCAAAGTCCTTtctcaccgcccccccaccccccgcccttcTAAGGAAGAAATGATGATCTTGTAGGACTGAAAGTGGCCCAGCGGAATTGGGCTAGTGTTCAGAGCCATTATCTAGCTGGGATCCTCTCCAGGGTCTTGTCTGGAATGTTCTCAAGCAGCAAAtggcatctttcttttttataagtttCAAAATTAGACCGTGAAGTCACATCTGTGGCTCTGCGGTCTATGCAACAATGGAGTTTTATTCATTAGCCAATAAAAAAGTATCTAGTTTTTATTTACTAGATAAATAAAAGGCCAATttgtttcaatgtttttttttagttttaagattttagttaacTTTTGAGTTTTGGCAAATGATAAACCTGTGTATGATTGCCACCACCCAGAAAGCCCCCTCAGGCCCTTTGCAGTCAatctccccccatccccaggccACCCCAGACTTACTTTATAGGTTTTAGATGcacttttaaaacatctttatgaCACTATATCCTCATGCTGTCCTAAGATGTcgttttttgtttaattttagtgACATTAAGACAAAATGCTTTATTTCAGggtgtgaaaataaaattcaacttaTCTTTAAATTGGATAGAAAACTATTCCTTAAGTTATTAAGGTTCGGTAAGCAAGGCCAGCAAGGAGGGCTGGCCTGACCAGGAGTGTTCACAGCTCATCTGCCTGGACTGAACCCTGGACCAGGGGTGGCACGTGTGGACCGGGCAGTCAGGGCCTACGTGTGTCCCCGGCGGCGCACCCACCGGCTACACCGCGCAGAAGAAAGACCACATTGCAGGAGAAACAACGAACAGAAGTTTTCTTAAAATACGTCCTGTTAATGTCAGATCCGGGGCCGACTGCCGATGGCCAGGCCGGGGAGCCGGAGCACCTCCTGCCTGACCGGGGCGAGGTCGCCTGGACGGCTTTCCCCAATTACGCAACGCAAGCACCCTCTGAAGTTCCATTCATTAGTCGCTGCCCATTCCGTCACCAGCCTCCCGATTGCAGGCCGAGGGCCACCAGCAGGGCTGcttagtggggggaggggatcgCGGCTTCTGGGCCTCTCTCCTGtccttgcccctccctccattttaGGAAAGGCCTGGTTCTACCGAGCACCCGGGGTTAGGCCTGTATCTCCCCAAGCCCTTGCACCCTCCGCGCTCGCTGCACAAAAGCCCCGCAAGTCCCACTCTCGAGCTCCCAGCAGTGCTGCGGCCCCGTAAATCTGTAATCCCGGGCTAATCAGCTCCTGTCCCTCCGGCGAAGCACGGCTCGCACGTGCCTACCCGCCCATCCCACGTCCCCGTCCGACCCAAGGGCAGGGCCCCGCAGGCCTGGGCGCCGGCCCGGCAGCACTTCCCCGGGTCCTTACCTGGCCGCCGGATAGCGCTGCCCGGGAAAGAAGCAGAGGATGCTGCAGGCACGGAGGACGAGCGTTAAGCCGCAAGGTCTGGGCGCTCCGAGTACCCAAAGCTCGTCTCCGCGCCGCCTGCCCCGACTTCCTGCCCAGCTCCCCGAGACCCCGCCCACTTCCCGCCCCCCCCGCCGCGCCGCCTCGCCATTGGCCCGGCGCGCCGTCACTCGGGCCCGCACCTCCCGGGAAGGGGCGGGACTGCGGCGGCCGCCGTGGCCGGGAGGGGGGAGCGACGACCCAGGGACGTGGAGCGGAGCGGGGTTGGGAGGTCTCGACTACCCCGCGGctccgtgggggtgggggcgagtCCCTGCCCCGACGCCCTCCGCTCCCGCCCCCGGCTGGGACCCCAGGCCGAGCGGGGTCTATGGCGCCGGGGCCCCGGTGAGGGGCGGGGTAGCGCGGCCGGCATGAGGGTTCGGGGCTCCGTCACGTACTCCGAGTCCCGCACGCACGCAGCGTCGCTCCGGCGCCTCACGTCCGGCCCACGACCTTGGCGACGACCTTAGCTGCCCGCTCTTCCCGGCCTGCCCCGCCCCGCAGTGTGGTGCGGAAGACCCCGCCGACCTGGAGACGTTAGCGGCCGCGCCCCTAGATCCGGCTCCCGGGCCGGGTCTGCAGCGGGGCCGGGGGCCGCGTGTCGGGGGCCACGTGCGCCTGTCCGCGCCTGCGCGCTCCGCCCTCGCCCGCCAGGGTGACCCGGTCTTTTTGTCCTTGTGCGTCGGCCAGACAATGGGTATTAGGCCGAGGTGGCCGAAAGGAAGTTCACTTTCCTTCAATTAGAGCTGATGCTTTTTGAGCACTTCCTACGTGCCAGGCACTTCTCCACGTGCATGCCCAGTGTTAATTCGGCCTCTAGCTCTGGTTAATGTTGCATATGGAAAGCCGACTTCGCGTTCCTTTCTCACTCGGATTCCCGTGAACCATATGTGTCATGATTTGGGACTGGAATTTCACAGAGACCCGGCGGATTTCTCAAAGTTCAAAGCGGGTAGCATTCCACGGTAGTCTGGCAAATGAAAAACGGGAAAGGGTGGGTGCAGTGATTTCATCTTGCTGATTGAGAAAGAGCTGCTAcccatttaaaatcatttctgcAGCACATTCCCTCCTCAAAGGAAGGGCTGAAGCGATTATTtcgtttttttgtgtgttttttttaaagattttatttatttgacagacacagcaagagagggaacagaagcagggggagtgggagagggagaagcaggcttcctgctgagcagggagcccgttgtggggctcaatcccaggatcctggaatcatgacctgagctgaaggcagacgcttaaagactaagccacccaggcgccccttatttcgTTTTCTATTATCAGTAATTTTGTATTTGCCAGCATTCTCCTTGGTCTGTAAATCTGAGAGCTAAAGTAATGTCATGTATCTCCGTATTTTCTGCATTGCCTTGCAGAGAGAGattcaaatatgtatttgaatttaattattatttctcctGGTCAGCTGCAAAAACTGCTTTTCTTGCTTCACCCCTAACATTTTTATCCCCTGAGCTACTGGGTTAGGTTTCCAAGGCACTGGGTGAAGGTGAGGGCCAATGGAGTCCACAGTATTTTGTTTCCTATTGGCTAAGAAGCAAGAAATTTCGGCTTAAATTAAAGCAAGGAAATTGTAAAATGTTTCCTAAAGAATTATGTGAATTTTGCAAGCAGAGTTTGTGATTTTGCCAGCCACACACCGATGTTTCAGACTGCTTCAAACCAAGATCTCAGCCCCATGACTCAGCAGCTGAATCAGCTTCTAAGCTTTATAACTCTAAGGAAATCAGACACTTAGAGCTCATGTTCAGAGCAATTCTAAGGCGTGGCCCTGAAAGGGATCCAAAacaatctcttttattttacatGAACATGGTGAGAGCGATAAAGAAGAAAGACGAGGCTCTCTGACCAGACCCCGTGAACCTAGCAGGAAATCAAATGGAGAACCTGGTCTCAGCTGTTGTTGCAACATTCATGGAGGCCGCAGCATAGCGTCCTGAGCCAGCACTTCGACCTCAAATTGTAGCTCAGATGTTAATGATTGGTAGGGATGCCCTCAAATGTTTTCCCAAATCCACAGGCTGCCAAATGCCCTCCCTGTCTCCACAGGTCCTGAGGCTTTGTTAGCAGGCCATGGAGCTCACATTTGTCTGCCATTCAATGCAGGGGCATTTACCCTGTTACAAGGGTTTAGTTATTAGCGATCATGGACAGGATGCTCGTGGGGCAGTTTTTGCAGGGGCATATCAAAAGCACTCACCTTcctggtgggcagggaggggataTGAGTATCCATGCTGTTATCAGAAGACCACACACATGTAGCTCCTGGAAGACATTTGCTGACACC
This genomic window contains:
- the ENO1 gene encoding alpha-enolase isoform X2 — its product is MGNMNCVSPQKVTMSILKIHAREIFDSRGNPTVEVDLYTSKGLFRAAVPSGASTGIYEALELRDNDKTRYMGKGVSKAVEHINKTIAPALISKKLNVVEQEKIDRLMIEMDGTENKSKFGANAILGVSLAVCKAGAVEKGVPLYRHIADLAGNAEVILPVPAFNVINGGSHAGNKLAMQEFMILPVGAANFREAMRIGAEVYHNLKNVIKEKYGKDATNVGDEGGFAPNILENKEALELLKNAIGKAGYTDKVVIGMDVAASEFFRSGKYDLDFKSPDDPSRYITPDELANLYKSFIKDYPVVSIEDPFDQDDWEAWQKFTATAGIQVVGDDLTVTNPKRISKAVGEKSCNCLLLKVNQIGSVTESLQACKLAQSNGWGVMVSHRSGETEDTFIADLVVGLCTGQIKTGAPCRSERLAKYNQILRIEEELGSKAKFAGRNFRTPLAK
- the ENO1 gene encoding alpha-enolase isoform X1, translated to MSILKIHAREIFDSRGNPTVEVDLYTSKGLFRAAVPSGASTGIYEALELRDNDKTRYMGKGVSKAVEHINKTIAPALISKKLNVVEQEKIDRLMIEMDGTENKSKFGANAILGVSLAVCKAGAVEKGVPLYRHIADLAGNAEVILPVPAFNVINGGSHAGNKLAMQEFMILPVGAANFREAMRIGAEVYHNLKNVIKEKYGKDATNVGDEGGFAPNILENKEALELLKNAIGKAGYTDKVVIGMDVAASEFFRSGKYDLDFKSPDDPSRYITPDELANLYKSFIKDYPVVSIEDPFDQDDWEAWQKFTATAGIQVVGDDLTVTNPKRISKAVGEKSCNCLLLKVNQIGSVTESLQACKLAQSNGWGVMVSHRSGETEDTFIADLVVGLCTGQIKTGAPCRSERLAKYNQILRIEEELGSKAKFAGRNFRTPLAK